One stretch of Micromonospora echinospora DNA includes these proteins:
- a CDS encoding glycosyltransferase family 2 protein, translating to MTAVELTVVTVLYRSAGMLAETLPTWVRSAEGLPVRFVFADNWPEDGCAEIIAGCLDHDRYRYLPDSSNPGFAAGCNRAVAATTTSHVLLLNPDVWLPDGALARICATVAEDPGTPVAVGLAMHGGEYVGIDLNPVSLFIDRSATTARAPLGPSGGAAVFPTDLYRRFGGFYEHLFAWGEDADLALRLYASGTPTRPLDLMLPHAGGHSVDGDDRLQGFRAFLLARNRLLVAARTLTWPLLLVALPVLALAHVALAARRVRQGLLRPFLRGVGHGLRQGPAARRQWTGKRFGFATLLSYLTVRRA from the coding sequence ATGACCGCCGTGGAGCTGACTGTGGTCACGGTGCTGTACCGGTCCGCCGGCATGCTCGCCGAGACGCTGCCCACCTGGGTACGCAGCGCCGAAGGTCTGCCGGTCCGGTTCGTCTTCGCCGACAACTGGCCCGAGGACGGATGCGCGGAGATCATCGCCGGCTGCCTCGACCACGACCGGTACCGGTACCTCCCCGACTCGTCCAACCCCGGGTTCGCGGCCGGCTGCAACCGGGCCGTCGCGGCCACCACCACCAGCCACGTGCTGCTGCTGAACCCGGACGTCTGGCTGCCCGACGGCGCGCTGGCCCGCATCTGCGCCACCGTCGCGGAGGACCCCGGCACCCCGGTCGCGGTCGGCCTGGCCATGCACGGCGGCGAGTACGTGGGCATCGACCTGAACCCGGTCTCGCTGTTCATCGACCGGTCCGCCACGACGGCGCGGGCGCCACTGGGCCCGTCCGGCGGCGCGGCGGTCTTCCCCACCGACCTGTACCGCAGGTTCGGCGGGTTCTACGAGCACCTGTTCGCGTGGGGTGAGGACGCCGACCTCGCTCTGCGGCTCTACGCCTCGGGGACGCCCACCCGCCCGCTGGATCTCATGCTCCCCCACGCCGGTGGGCACAGCGTCGACGGCGACGACCGGCTGCAGGGCTTCCGGGCGTTCCTCCTGGCCCGCAACCGGCTCCTGGTCGCGGCGCGGACGCTCACCTGGCCGCTGCTGCTCGTCGCGCTCCCGGTCCTCGCGTTGGCGCACGTCGCGCTCGCCGCCCGGCGTGTCCGCCAGGGCCTGCTGCGGCCGTTCCTGCGCGGCGTGGGACACGGCCTGCGGCAGGGGCCGGCCGCCCGCCGGCAGTGGACCGGCAAGCGGTTCGGCTTCGCGACTCTGCTCAGCTATCTGACAGTTCGGAGAGCGTGA
- a CDS encoding glycosyltransferase family 4 protein, with protein MKVLFVCTTGGAGRRQLGGAERMLTELVPAHARTGVDVVAATSDDEVGRSLREAGVPWVGLGATSRIDLGYAREIRRLVREVKPDVVCAHLLSAAMHARAALSLDRTPLVVTLHNSLWQYRDTAGSWQQKAAIQSNITLDLAMRRLRPHATVAVSEFEATELRERGRVGNIHLIPNPLPADWPGPKPADAPTPGRRPVVGYLGRLEREKGADLLAETAAHLPEMDVKVAGAGSLPIAARPNLELVGRVSAADFLRRVDCLLVPSRVESFGLSALEALSLGVPVVHTGAGGLAEVTRHATGTLAVRADLSPAALAAAVRRALAHAGPADERQAVAEWYAQEYAFDRCVTRWQSLYRSLL; from the coding sequence GTGAAGGTGCTCTTCGTCTGCACGACAGGTGGCGCCGGGCGGCGGCAGCTGGGCGGCGCGGAGCGGATGCTCACCGAACTGGTGCCGGCGCACGCCCGCACCGGCGTCGACGTGGTGGCCGCCACCTCGGACGACGAGGTGGGCCGGTCGCTGCGCGAGGCCGGGGTGCCGTGGGTCGGGCTCGGCGCGACCAGCCGGATCGACCTCGGCTACGCGCGGGAGATCCGTCGTCTCGTCCGCGAGGTGAAGCCGGACGTGGTCTGCGCCCACCTGCTGTCCGCCGCCATGCACGCGCGGGCCGCGCTCAGCCTGGACCGCACCCCGCTCGTGGTCACCCTGCACAACAGCCTCTGGCAGTACCGGGACACCGCCGGGTCGTGGCAGCAGAAGGCCGCCATCCAGTCCAACATCACGCTGGACCTGGCGATGCGCCGCCTCCGGCCGCACGCGACAGTCGCGGTGTCCGAGTTCGAGGCCACCGAGCTGCGCGAGCGAGGGCGCGTCGGGAACATCCACCTGATCCCCAACCCCCTGCCGGCCGACTGGCCCGGCCCGAAGCCCGCCGACGCGCCGACGCCCGGCCGGCGGCCCGTGGTCGGCTACCTGGGCCGGTTGGAGCGGGAGAAGGGCGCGGACCTGCTGGCCGAGACCGCCGCGCACCTGCCGGAGATGGACGTCAAGGTCGCCGGCGCCGGCTCGCTGCCGATCGCGGCCCGGCCGAACCTGGAACTCGTCGGGCGGGTCAGCGCGGCGGACTTCCTGCGGCGCGTCGACTGCCTCCTGGTCCCGTCCCGGGTCGAGTCGTTCGGGCTCAGCGCGCTGGAGGCGCTGTCCCTGGGCGTACCGGTGGTGCACACCGGGGCCGGCGGCCTGGCCGAGGTCACCCGGCACGCCACCGGCACGCTCGCCGTCCGGGCCGACCTCAGCCCCGCCGCGCTGGCCGCCGCCGTCCGCCGGGCGCTGGCCCACGCCGGGCCCGCCGACGAGCGGCAGGCCGTGGCCGAGTGGTACGCCCAGGAGTACGCCTTCGACCGGTGCGTGACGCGCTGGCAGAGTCTGTACCGGTCGCTGCTATGA
- a CDS encoding glycosyltransferase, translated as MDVSIVVLAWEDFHRTRACVLSLPAEAEIVVVDNGSSAEIRQALSEFCAQQGVTYVQSGSNLGYARGMNLGVRHTSRANVILSNNDIVVHDDAVARLLAALEDPEVGAAFPAVVTPEGVPQTEGGRFLTMGVGLGHATGLSLVVPRLRIVAPPEQADWLTGPFVALRRSTFDAVGGVDETSFFYSEDMRLCWAVRRQGKRLAYVADAVIMHEDDATAKRRWSAEEISERRTREFIRASRDLGGRRGRVAATAYVCGILLRAAVGRDSVRRAIARGAVAGLRAS; from the coding sequence ATGGACGTCTCGATCGTGGTTCTCGCCTGGGAGGACTTCCACCGCACCCGCGCCTGCGTCCTGTCACTGCCCGCCGAGGCCGAGATCGTCGTCGTGGACAACGGCAGCTCGGCGGAGATCCGCCAGGCGCTGAGCGAGTTCTGCGCCCAGCAGGGCGTCACCTATGTCCAGTCCGGCTCGAACCTGGGGTACGCCCGGGGCATGAACCTCGGCGTACGGCACACCAGCAGGGCGAACGTCATCCTCTCCAACAACGACATCGTCGTGCACGACGACGCGGTGGCCCGGCTGCTCGCGGCTCTGGAGGACCCGGAGGTGGGCGCGGCCTTCCCCGCGGTGGTGACGCCGGAGGGCGTGCCGCAGACCGAGGGCGGCCGGTTCCTGACCATGGGGGTCGGGCTGGGCCACGCCACCGGGCTGAGCCTCGTGGTGCCGCGCCTGCGGATCGTCGCGCCCCCGGAGCAGGCGGACTGGCTGACCGGGCCGTTCGTCGCGCTGCGGCGCAGCACCTTCGACGCCGTCGGCGGAGTCGACGAGACGTCGTTCTTCTACTCCGAGGACATGCGGCTGTGCTGGGCGGTGCGCCGGCAGGGCAAACGGCTGGCGTACGTGGCGGACGCCGTGATCATGCACGAGGACGACGCGACGGCGAAGCGCCGCTGGTCGGCCGAGGAGATCTCCGAGCGGCGTACCCGCGAGTTCATCCGGGCCAGCCGGGACCTGGGCGGCCGCCGTGGTCGCGTGGCGGCCACCGCGTACGTCTGCGGCATCCTGCTGCGGGCGGCGGTGGGCCGCGACTCCGTGCGTCGCGCGATAGCGCGCGGGGCCGTCGCGGGACTGCGTGCGTCGTGA
- a CDS encoding dTDP-4-dehydrorhamnose 3,5-epimerase family protein gives MKIRPLSIEGAWEITPRQHGDSRGLFMEWYRFDRLAEVVGHPLRLAQGNLSVSARGVVRGIHFADVPPGQAKYVTCVRGAVVDLVVDIRVGSPTFGRWEAVRLDDVDRRAVYLSEGLGHGFCALTDDATLSYLCSTTYNPGAEHTVHPLDPDLAIDWPVEAPVLSARDAAAPSLAHARTAGLLPDYRSCLSFVASPDPARWSPKADCS, from the coding sequence ATGAAGATCCGGCCGCTGAGCATCGAGGGGGCCTGGGAGATCACGCCCCGGCAGCACGGCGACTCCCGCGGGTTGTTCATGGAGTGGTACCGGTTCGACCGGCTCGCCGAGGTGGTCGGGCATCCGCTGCGGCTCGCCCAGGGCAACCTGTCCGTCTCCGCGCGGGGCGTGGTCCGCGGCATCCACTTCGCCGACGTCCCGCCCGGCCAGGCCAAGTACGTGACCTGCGTACGCGGGGCCGTCGTCGACCTGGTGGTGGACATCCGGGTGGGCTCGCCGACGTTCGGGCGGTGGGAGGCGGTGCGGCTGGACGACGTCGACCGGCGTGCCGTCTATCTCAGCGAGGGCCTGGGGCACGGTTTCTGCGCGCTGACCGACGACGCCACGCTGAGCTATCTCTGCTCCACCACCTACAACCCGGGCGCCGAGCACACAGTGCACCCCCTCGACCCGGACCTGGCGATCGACTGGCCGGTCGAGGCGCCGGTGCTGTCGGCCCGGGACGCCGCCGCGCCCAGCCTGGCCCACGCCCGCACGGCCGGGCTCCTGCCCGACTACCGCAGCTGCCTGTCGTTCGTGGCCAGTCCCGACCCGGCCAGGTGGAGCCCGAAGGCTGATTGCAGCTGA
- the rfbA gene encoding glucose-1-phosphate thymidylyltransferase RfbA, giving the protein MRGILLAGGTGSRLWPITRAVSKQLMPVFDKPMVYYPLSTLVMAGVREILVVTTPEDRAQFERLLGDGSQWGLRLAYAEQPRPEGIAQAFLLGADFIGDGSVALILGDNIFHGVGLGRQLAQHGEPTGGRVFAYPVANPQEYGVVEFDADGRVLSIEEKPARPRSRYAVPGLYFYDNRVVDIARKLTPSARGELEITAVNETYRAWGELTVTVLDRGTAWLDTGTFTSMMQAAEFVRVIEERQGMKIGCVEEVVWRSGLIDDERLRVLAHPLTRSGYGEYLLGLLDGPSGIDR; this is encoded by the coding sequence GTGCGTGGAATCCTTCTCGCCGGTGGCACCGGGTCCCGGCTGTGGCCGATCACCCGGGCCGTCTCCAAGCAGCTGATGCCGGTGTTCGACAAGCCGATGGTCTACTACCCACTCTCCACTCTGGTGATGGCCGGGGTGCGGGAGATCCTTGTCGTCACCACGCCGGAGGACCGCGCCCAGTTCGAGCGGCTGCTCGGTGACGGCAGCCAGTGGGGGCTGCGGCTGGCGTACGCCGAGCAGCCCCGCCCGGAGGGCATCGCGCAGGCGTTCCTGCTCGGCGCGGACTTCATCGGTGACGGGTCGGTGGCGCTGATCCTCGGCGACAACATCTTCCACGGCGTCGGGCTCGGCCGGCAGCTCGCCCAGCACGGCGAGCCGACGGGCGGCCGGGTCTTCGCGTACCCGGTGGCGAACCCGCAGGAGTACGGCGTGGTCGAGTTCGACGCCGACGGCCGGGTGCTGTCGATCGAGGAGAAGCCGGCCCGTCCCCGGTCCCGGTACGCGGTGCCGGGCCTCTACTTCTACGACAACCGGGTGGTCGACATCGCCCGCAAGCTGACGCCGAGCGCGCGCGGCGAACTGGAGATCACCGCGGTCAACGAGACGTACCGGGCGTGGGGCGAGCTGACGGTGACGGTCCTGGACCGGGGCACCGCGTGGCTGGACACCGGCACGTTCACCTCGATGATGCAGGCCGCCGAGTTCGTCCGGGTGATCGAGGAACGTCAGGGCATGAAGATCGGCTGCGTCGAGGAGGTGGTCTGGCGCTCCGGGCTGATCGACGACGAGCGGCTGCGCGTGCTCGCCCATCCGCTGACCCGCAGCGGCTACGGCGAGTACCTGCTGGGCCTGCTGGACGGCCCGAGCGGGATCGACCGATGA
- the rfbB gene encoding dTDP-glucose 4,6-dehydratase — translation MRILVTGGAGFIGSEYVRMLLGVPGGDAAGVPAQAPTALTVLDKLTYSGNLANLAPVRDDPRLRFVRGDICDPALVDEVVPGHDVIVHFAAESHVDRSITGAAPFVTTNVLGTQTLLDAALRHGAGRFVHVSTDEVYGSIDSGSWTENWPLSPNSPYSASKAGSDLLALAYHRTHGLDVVVTRCSNNYGPYQFPEKVVPLFVTNLLDGGTVPLYGDGGNVRDWLHVHDHCRGVAMVQEKGRAGEVYHIGGGTELTNRQLTERLLAACGAGWDRVVPVTDRKGHDRRYSLDITKISSELGYAPSIDLDRGLAETVRWYRDNRAWWEPLKTAGHP, via the coding sequence GTGAGGATCCTCGTCACCGGCGGCGCCGGCTTCATCGGGTCGGAGTACGTGCGGATGCTGCTGGGCGTGCCCGGCGGCGACGCGGCCGGGGTGCCCGCGCAGGCGCCCACGGCGCTCACCGTTCTGGACAAGCTCACCTACTCCGGCAACCTGGCGAACCTGGCCCCGGTGCGCGACGATCCCCGCCTGCGCTTCGTCCGCGGCGACATCTGCGATCCGGCGCTCGTCGACGAGGTGGTGCCCGGGCACGACGTGATCGTCCACTTCGCGGCCGAGTCGCACGTGGACCGGTCCATCACCGGCGCGGCCCCGTTCGTCACCACGAACGTGCTCGGCACCCAGACGCTGCTGGACGCCGCGCTGCGCCACGGCGCCGGCCGGTTCGTGCACGTCTCCACCGACGAGGTGTACGGCTCGATCGACTCCGGCTCCTGGACGGAGAACTGGCCGCTTTCGCCGAACTCGCCGTACTCCGCCTCGAAGGCCGGGTCCGACCTGCTGGCGCTGGCCTACCACCGCACCCACGGCCTGGACGTGGTGGTGACCCGCTGCTCCAACAACTACGGGCCCTACCAGTTCCCGGAGAAGGTCGTCCCGCTGTTCGTGACGAACCTGCTCGACGGCGGCACCGTGCCGCTGTACGGCGACGGCGGCAACGTGCGCGACTGGCTGCACGTGCACGACCACTGCCGGGGCGTGGCGATGGTGCAGGAGAAGGGGCGGGCCGGCGAGGTCTACCACATCGGCGGCGGCACCGAGCTGACCAACCGGCAGCTCACCGAGCGGCTCCTGGCGGCCTGCGGGGCCGGCTGGGACCGGGTCGTGCCGGTCACCGACCGCAAGGGCCACGACCGCCGGTACTCGCTGGACATCACCAAGATCAGCAGCGAGCTGGGGTACGCGCCCAGCATCGACCTCGACCGGGGCCTGGCCGAGACGGTCCGCTGGTACCGGGACAACCGGGCCTGGTGGGAGCCGCTGAAGACGGCCGGGCACCCATGA
- the rfbD gene encoding dTDP-4-dehydrorhamnose reductase, with the protein MTRVLVTGAGGMLGRDLLAVLRTRPDLPVTAATRAGLDVTDAGAVRDAVGGHDVVLNAAAWTDVDGAETREADATAVNGDAVVHLAHACAVSGARLVHVSTDYVFAGNAVEPYPEDAPTGPVNAYGRGKLAGERAVARLLPETGYVVRTAWLYATHGRNFVTTMLRLAAERDRLDVVDDQRGQPTWSYRLAERLVALADAALAGDAAPGTYHGTAAGETTWYGLARAVFALRGLDPDRVRPTTSDSFPRPARRPRYSVLAHGRWAAAKLPPPEDWHADLAEALSLPRPGTPR; encoded by the coding sequence ATGACCCGGGTGCTCGTCACCGGCGCGGGCGGGATGCTCGGGCGGGATCTGCTCGCCGTGCTGCGGACCCGGCCCGACCTGCCGGTCACCGCCGCCACCCGCGCCGGCCTCGACGTCACCGACGCCGGCGCGGTGCGGGACGCGGTGGGCGGGCACGACGTGGTGCTCAACGCCGCCGCGTGGACCGACGTGGACGGCGCGGAGACGCGCGAGGCGGACGCGACGGCTGTCAACGGCGACGCGGTCGTCCACCTGGCCCACGCCTGTGCCGTGTCCGGCGCGCGCCTGGTGCACGTCTCCACCGACTACGTGTTCGCCGGGAACGCCGTCGAGCCGTACCCGGAGGACGCGCCGACCGGCCCGGTCAACGCGTACGGGCGCGGCAAGCTCGCCGGGGAACGGGCGGTGGCCCGGCTGCTGCCCGAGACCGGGTACGTCGTGCGTACCGCCTGGCTCTACGCCACCCACGGCCGCAACTTCGTCACCACGATGCTGCGGCTGGCCGCCGAACGCGACCGGCTCGACGTGGTGGACGACCAGCGCGGGCAGCCCACCTGGTCGTACCGTCTCGCGGAGCGGCTCGTGGCGCTGGCCGACGCGGCGCTGGCCGGCGACGCGGCGCCCGGGACGTACCACGGCACCGCCGCCGGCGAGACCACCTGGTACGGCCTGGCCCGCGCCGTGTTCGCCCTGCGCGGCCTGGACCCGGACCGGGTCCGGCCCACCACGAGCGACAGTTTCCCGCGCCCGGCGCGGCGCCCCCGCTACAGCGTGCTGGCGCACGGCCGGTGGGCCGCGGCGAAGCTGCCGCCGCCGGAGGACTGGCACGCGGACCTGGCCGAGGCGCTCAGCCTCCCCCGCCCCGGAACACCTCGCTGA
- a CDS encoding sugar transferase yields MPRLPAFEHPAAPSNDPPSNDPPMNSGLDTTTVLPYAGSRASTRTRWVRAWMVTAPIDVAALLAPLLLTQNYWRGTLANAALTVGFFAAGGLYRPRRHISILDELPSLGGRLLASGAMVAIIAALRHDSVPHVSGFVQGVAFSAGLVIVGRALNCRFVLLARKRRWVERNTIVVGGGPIGGELARLLRRHPQYGLRFVGAVDAPSRPRMGAVPLIGTIDDLEKLTDMLECEVLVIADPDCSESDLMESLLRPASSRCDLWAVPRLWGSRGQGGYPDHIGAIPIVKIGDTTLTGPRWRVKRASDVVFAVTALVVLSPLLLLCALATFLDGGHGVFFRQERIGRYGKPFHVIKFRSMRPEDEHESQTTWSIAHDQRVGPIGRFMRRTSLDELPQLWNILRGEMSVVGPRPERPYFVEKFSVEYPTYAMRHRVPVGLTGLAQVSGLRGDTPISDRARFDNYYVENWSLWLDIKIVLRTVSEVFRGGGG; encoded by the coding sequence ATGCCACGCCTTCCGGCGTTCGAGCATCCGGCCGCGCCGTCGAACGACCCGCCGTCGAACGACCCGCCGATGAACAGCGGCCTGGACACGACAACGGTCCTGCCCTACGCGGGGTCGCGGGCGTCGACGCGTACGCGATGGGTGCGCGCGTGGATGGTGACCGCGCCCATCGACGTCGCGGCGCTGCTCGCACCGCTGCTGCTGACCCAGAACTACTGGCGTGGCACGCTGGCCAACGCGGCCCTCACAGTGGGCTTCTTCGCGGCCGGCGGGCTGTACCGGCCCCGCCGGCACATCAGCATCCTGGACGAGCTGCCGAGCCTCGGCGGGCGGCTGCTGGCCTCCGGCGCGATGGTGGCCATCATCGCGGCGCTGCGGCACGACTCGGTGCCGCACGTGAGCGGCTTCGTCCAGGGCGTCGCGTTCTCCGCCGGCCTGGTGATCGTGGGGCGCGCGCTGAACTGCCGGTTCGTCCTGCTGGCCCGGAAGCGCCGGTGGGTGGAGCGCAACACCATCGTCGTCGGCGGCGGCCCGATCGGCGGGGAACTCGCCCGGCTGCTGCGCCGCCACCCGCAGTACGGGCTGCGGTTCGTCGGCGCGGTGGACGCCCCGTCGCGTCCGCGCATGGGCGCGGTGCCGCTGATCGGCACGATCGACGACCTGGAGAAGCTCACCGACATGCTGGAGTGCGAGGTCCTGGTCATCGCCGACCCGGACTGCTCCGAGTCGGACCTGATGGAGTCGCTGCTGCGCCCGGCCAGCTCGCGGTGCGACCTGTGGGCGGTGCCGCGCCTGTGGGGTTCGCGGGGCCAGGGCGGCTACCCCGACCACATCGGCGCCATCCCGATCGTCAAGATCGGCGACACCACGCTCACCGGTCCCCGCTGGCGGGTCAAGCGGGCCTCGGACGTGGTGTTCGCGGTGACCGCCCTGGTGGTGCTGAGCCCGCTGCTGCTGCTCTGCGCCCTCGCCACGTTCCTCGACGGAGGCCATGGCGTGTTCTTCCGGCAGGAGCGGATCGGCAGGTACGGCAAGCCGTTCCACGTCATCAAGTTCCGGTCCATGCGCCCGGAGGACGAGCACGAGTCGCAGACGACCTGGTCCATCGCGCACGATCAGCGGGTGGGGCCGATCGGGCGGTTCATGCGGCGCACCTCGCTCGACGAGCTGCCGCAACTGTGGAACATCCTGCGCGGTGAGATGAGCGTGGTGGGGCCTCGCCCGGAGCGGCCGTACTTCGTGGAGAAGTTCTCGGTGGAGTACCCGACCTACGCGATGCGGCACCGCGTACCGGTCGGGCTCACCGGGCTGGCCCAGGTCAGCGGCCTGCGCGGGGACACGCCGATCTCGGACCGGGCACGCTTCGACAACTACTACGTCGAGAACTGGTCGCTCTGGCTCGACATCAAGATCGTGTTGCGGACCGTCAGCGAGGTGTTCCGGGGCGGGGGAGGCTGA
- a CDS encoding LCP family protein, translating into MSDRHQLAHSDARPGFSDVEPGEPARQKAPRRRRGRRIALIVLLVMVLLAGGGALAGGLYYRSVDKSIERVDAFEGVPEESRPQVEVKGAMNIMILGSDSRDPESTGGSRSDTIIMAHLPKDRSSAQLISIPRDTWTAIPKSKEGRGGRDAKINAAYAWGGVPLMVQTVEKFSGVRVDNVAMVDFAGFKEIIDALGGVEIDVEKGFSTNYSLAGSRTFEKGRQTMNGAAALDYARERHAFPDGDFARIRHQQQVIKAILDKAASAGVLTNPAKLNSFVRATSDSVAVDKSLSLVDLAMEMRGLRSGNLTFFTCPVKGTGRVGSESVVFPDPARAKTLFDAVRRDSVPEILAMSGK; encoded by the coding sequence ATGTCAGATCGCCATCAGCTCGCCCATTCCGACGCCCGCCCCGGGTTCTCCGATGTGGAGCCGGGCGAGCCGGCGCGGCAGAAGGCGCCCCGGCGTCGCCGGGGCCGGCGGATCGCCCTGATCGTGCTGCTCGTGATGGTGCTGCTCGCCGGTGGCGGCGCGCTGGCCGGCGGCCTGTACTACCGCTCGGTCGACAAGTCGATCGAACGGGTCGACGCCTTCGAGGGCGTGCCGGAGGAGTCGCGCCCGCAGGTCGAGGTCAAGGGCGCCATGAACATCATGATCCTGGGCAGCGACTCCCGCGACCCGGAGAGCACCGGCGGCTCGCGCAGCGACACGATCATCATGGCCCACCTGCCGAAGGACCGGTCGAGCGCCCAGCTCATCTCGATCCCGCGGGACACCTGGACGGCCATCCCGAAGTCGAAGGAGGGCCGGGGCGGTCGCGACGCGAAGATCAATGCCGCGTACGCCTGGGGCGGTGTGCCGCTGATGGTGCAGACGGTGGAGAAGTTCAGCGGCGTACGGGTGGACAACGTGGCGATGGTGGACTTCGCCGGCTTCAAGGAGATCATCGACGCGCTGGGCGGTGTCGAGATCGACGTGGAGAAGGGTTTCAGCACGAATTACTCGCTGGCCGGCTCGCGGACCTTCGAGAAGGGCCGGCAGACCATGAACGGCGCCGCTGCGCTGGACTACGCGCGGGAACGGCACGCCTTCCCCGACGGCGACTTCGCCCGCATCCGGCACCAGCAGCAGGTGATCAAGGCCATTCTGGACAAGGCCGCCTCGGCCGGGGTGCTGACCAACCCGGCCAAGCTCAACTCGTTCGTCCGCGCCACGTCGGACTCGGTGGCTGTCGACAAGTCACTGTCGCTGGTGGATCTCGCGATGGAGATGCGCGGGCTGCGCAGCGGCAATCTGACGTTCTTCACCTGCCCGGTGAAGGGGACGGGCCGCGTCGGCAGCGAGAGCGTCGTGTTCCCGGATCCGGCGCGCGCGAAGACGCTGTTCGACGCGGTTCGCCGCGACTCGGTCCCGGAGATTCTCGCCATGAGCGGAAAGTAG
- a CDS encoding expansin EXLX1 family cellulose-binding protein — translation MTDGTAPHPPTDPSAPATAPDRRAATRRRRLAAAALVTVAAAVAVALAVRGGAAPACAAPPPPAGVPVLAAVPLGAAPPVGGATRSGKATFYDSAGAGGNCSRPAAPANRMYVALGPSEYAAGASCGGFLDVTGPRGTVRVLVMDQCPECAPGHLDLSAEAFARIADPVQGVVKVSYRAVVNPPLSGPLTFRMKEGSSQWWFAVLVGDHGNPLRSVEVRQNGSWRAAQRQDYNHWLIESGAGPGPYTIRVTDVYGNRATATGVRMLPGQVQRSAVRMYGAKPAPTTPTPKKPRPASPTPSTPTSTAPTPAVPTSALADPLVQAAAAPPTPTSCA, via the coding sequence GTGACCGACGGCACCGCACCCCACCCGCCGACCGACCCCTCCGCGCCCGCCACCGCGCCCGATCGCCGTGCCGCCACGCGCCGCCGCCGGCTCGCCGCCGCCGCTCTGGTCACCGTCGCGGCCGCTGTCGCTGTCGCCCTTGCGGTACGCGGCGGCGCCGCCCCCGCCTGCGCGGCCCCGCCTCCACCTGCCGGCGTCCCGGTCCTGGCGGCGGTTCCGCTCGGCGCCGCCCCGCCCGTCGGTGGGGCCACCCGCAGCGGCAAGGCCACCTTCTACGACTCCGCCGGCGCCGGCGGCAACTGCTCCCGCCCCGCCGCGCCGGCCAACCGGATGTACGTCGCGCTCGGCCCGAGCGAGTACGCGGCCGGGGCCTCCTGCGGCGGGTTCCTCGACGTCACCGGCCCGCGCGGCACGGTCCGGGTGCTGGTCATGGATCAGTGCCCGGAGTGCGCCCCCGGCCACCTCGACCTGTCCGCCGAAGCGTTCGCCCGGATCGCCGACCCGGTGCAGGGCGTGGTGAAGGTCAGCTACCGGGCCGTGGTGAACCCGCCGCTGTCCGGGCCGCTCACCTTCCGCATGAAGGAGGGCTCGTCGCAGTGGTGGTTCGCCGTCCTGGTCGGTGACCACGGCAACCCGCTGCGCTCGGTCGAGGTCCGGCAGAACGGATCGTGGCGCGCGGCCCAGCGGCAGGACTACAACCACTGGCTGATCGAGTCCGGCGCCGGCCCGGGCCCGTACACGATCCGGGTCACCGACGTGTACGGCAACCGCGCGACCGCCACCGGCGTCCGGATGCTTCCGGGCCAGGTGCAGCGCAGCGCGGTCCGGATGTACGGCGCGAAGCCCGCCCCCACCACACCGACCCCGAAGAAGCCCCGCCCCGCATCTCCGACCCCGTCCACCCCCACCTCGACGGCCCCCACCCCCGCCGTACCCACCTCAGCCCTCGCGGACCCCCTCGTGCAGGCAGCCGCCGCCCCACCCACCCCCACTAGCTGCGCCTAA
- a CDS encoding GNAT family N-acetyltransferase → MDLRFALDPDLTPELREQIIALWVDVTNAGGAVGFVAPVTADEVRPLATSTLDEVADGPDRLLAGYEGERLVAVLVIADNRFHLKTHWRVLKRVMVHPDTQGRGHGAALMREAERIARGLGLAALHVTVRDGLGLDRFYKRLGYREIGRLPAALRLSATDARDEILMWLDLPTPA, encoded by the coding sequence GTGGACCTGCGTTTCGCCCTCGACCCCGACCTGACCCCCGAGCTGCGCGAACAGATCATCGCGCTCTGGGTGGACGTGACGAACGCCGGCGGCGCCGTCGGCTTCGTCGCCCCCGTGACAGCCGACGAGGTACGCCCGCTCGCCACCTCGACGCTCGACGAGGTCGCGGACGGGCCGGACCGGCTGCTCGCCGGCTACGAGGGCGAACGGCTGGTCGCGGTCCTGGTCATCGCCGACAACCGGTTCCACCTCAAGACGCACTGGCGGGTGCTCAAGCGCGTCATGGTGCACCCCGACACGCAGGGACGCGGCCACGGCGCGGCGCTGATGCGCGAGGCCGAGCGGATCGCCCGAGGGCTGGGCCTGGCGGCGCTGCACGTGACGGTCCGCGACGGACTGGGGCTGGACCGCTTCTACAAGCGCCTCGGCTACCGCGAGATCGGCCGCCTCCCCGCCGCGCTGCGCCTGTCCGCAACCGACGCCCGCGACGAAATCCTCATGTGGCTAGACCTCCCCACCCCAGCCTGA